A stretch of Oligoflexia bacterium DNA encodes these proteins:
- the murC gene encoding UDP-N-acetylmuramate--L-alanine ligase: protein MENKTVYLMGIGGMGMVALAGLFKAKGWQVTGSDKGEIYPPASTELEHLSIKAIAGYDAKNITKDLDLVIVGNVISKGHPEYERVLELKIPYTSMAQALGEYFVQDKSSVVVCGTHGKTTTASLMAYILNQLGEDPGFFIGGIPHQFKQGYQLGQGQYFVLEGDEYDTACFEKTPKFLHYKTQHLLLTSIEFDHADIYESLAQIKDQFRKLFEQISDNKAMVVCGDDQNIRMLMQEYPDKQFISYGERESNDWYVKDYTYQGDGIFCYEFYKQDEKLATIKTKMMGKHNAINALGCMALCETMGLDLQKVAQAIGSFEGVTRRQQHLSSHGQVHIYDDFAHHPTAVEKTLAAFKPIAQKNGGKLWALFEPRSNTSRRNTFQNDWPIAFKEADVVLMTKVYEKADGLKDKLDVQKLKEDLQAQGKTVFLPQNKEELVQLVTSHAKAGDTLLFMSNGDFGNAREAVVEHYQS from the coding sequence ATGGAAAATAAAACGGTATATTTGATGGGTATTGGCGGTATGGGTATGGTGGCTTTGGCGGGTTTATTTAAAGCCAAAGGCTGGCAAGTGACCGGTTCTGATAAAGGAGAAATTTATCCACCGGCTAGTACAGAGCTTGAACATTTGAGCATAAAAGCTATTGCTGGTTATGATGCTAAAAATATTACAAAAGATTTAGATTTGGTGATTGTGGGAAATGTGATCAGCAAAGGGCATCCTGAGTATGAGCGTGTTTTAGAACTCAAGATTCCTTATACATCCATGGCACAGGCCTTGGGTGAATATTTTGTACAAGACAAATCTTCGGTGGTGGTTTGCGGTACGCATGGTAAAACCACAACAGCATCTTTGATGGCGTATATTCTTAATCAATTGGGTGAAGATCCTGGGTTTTTTATTGGCGGTATTCCACACCAATTTAAACAAGGCTATCAATTGGGGCAGGGACAATATTTTGTGCTTGAAGGAGATGAGTACGATACCGCTTGTTTTGAAAAAACGCCCAAGTTTTTGCATTATAAAACCCAGCACTTGTTGTTGACCAGTATAGAATTTGATCATGCAGATATCTATGAATCTTTGGCTCAAATTAAAGATCAATTTAGAAAATTATTTGAACAAATTTCAGACAACAAAGCCATGGTGGTCTGTGGGGATGATCAAAATATTAGGATGCTGATGCAAGAGTATCCAGACAAACAGTTTATTAGCTATGGTGAGAGAGAAAGTAATGATTGGTATGTCAAAGATTACACTTATCAAGGTGACGGGATTTTTTGTTACGAATTTTATAAGCAAGATGAAAAATTAGCAACAATTAAAACTAAAATGATGGGCAAACATAATGCTATCAATGCTCTAGGCTGTATGGCGCTCTGTGAAACAATGGGCTTAGATCTTCAAAAAGTGGCACAAGCCATTGGCAGTTTTGAGGGGGTAACCCGTAGACAGCAACACTTATCATCTCATGGCCAAGTGCATATTTATGACGATTTTGCTCACCATCCAACGGCGGTGGAAAAAACGCTAGCAGCATTTAAACCCATAGCGCAAAAAAATGGTGGTAAGCTGTGGGCCTTGTTTGAACCGCGTTCCAATACCTCTAGAAGAAATACTTTTCAAAATGATTGGCCTATAGCATTTAAAGAGGCTGATGTTGTGCTCATGACCAAAGTTTATGAAAAAGCCGATGGGCTAAAAGATAAACTGGATGTCCAAAAATTAAAAGAAGACTTACAAGCACAAGGAAAGACAGTGTTTTTGCCGCAAAACAAAGAGGAACTGGTGCAGCTGGTAACAAGCCATGCAAAAGCAGGAGATACACTTTTGTTTATGTCCAATGGTGATTTTGGCAATGCAAGGGAAGCCGTGGTTGAGCATTATCAGTCCTAG
- a CDS encoding EthD domain-containing protein — protein MFTILVVVRKKENISTEEFRRVWKEEYGPFYAKMPEVKSYKQYHLTDRRKDETEDPIDGVAMLSFDSEEAMKKAFSTELYKEAAKIRESIMRETAVGVHVTSIDEIVAIV, from the coding sequence ATGTTTACAATTTTAGTGGTGGTTAGAAAAAAAGAAAACATCAGCACAGAAGAGTTTCGCAGAGTCTGGAAAGAAGAGTATGGTCCGTTTTATGCTAAAATGCCTGAGGTCAAGTCTTATAAACAGTATCATCTTACAGACAGAAGAAAAGATGAAACTGAGGACCCCATTGATGGGGTTGCAATGTTAAGCTTTGATTCTGAAGAAGCAATGAAAAAAGCGTTTAGCACAGAGCTCTACAAGGAAGCTGCAAAAATTAGAGAAAGTATCATGCGTGAAACGGCTGTGGGGGTGCATGTGACTTCCATCGATGAAATCGTAGCAATCGTTTAG